Sequence from the bacterium genome:
GAGAAAAAGACAAAGACAATGTCCCGGGTGTCCTTGACCGCGGTGCGGAAACGGATGATCGACATCGCCCCCACCAGGCCGAACGCGCGGGCCAGGTTGTTGCCGATCACCATGATCACGATGCTGGTGATCATGGTCAGAAGGACCAGGGCGTTGACAAAGGAGGGGGAATAGGAATAGCCGGAGAAAGTCTTGCGGTAGATGATGGAGATGAACAATCCGGCCAGGAACGCAAACAGCACGCCCAGGGCGATATCGACCACGGTGTAGCGCTGAAAATCGAGGAACAGGCTCTCATATTGCATCTTCCATCCACTCCCGGTTCATGCCGGCACCGCCTGCAGCCCGGCACACGACATGCATTTGTCCACACCCTGGCAATATTTGGGTATCGATTCGCAGCGCAACTGGAACTCCTTCACCAGCCGTAACATCCATTTGGGCATGAACCGGTCGAACTTGAGCTCGAGGATATAGTGGCAGTCCGTGACCGGGAGCAGGCCCGAGTCGCGGAACAGGTCATCCAGCTCGGGATACAGGAAGCTGCGCACGTCCTTGTCGATAGTGACCCGCTCGCCCGGATCGATCAGCCCGGTGTAGGCCTCCCGGTCGTAGACAATCAGGGCGGTGGGACGCAGGTCGAGACCGGCAAGGTTGGCGATGTACTTTTTCAGGGCGTTGCGCACCGGCACGCCCGCGCCCTCGATCTGTCCGGGCAGGGTCAGCTCGCGGTGGATCAGCCCGACCTGGCCCAGCGGCACCGCGACCCGTTCCTTGAGCACGCGGTTGAGGCGCCGGCGCTTGATCTCCAGGAAAGCCGGCTTATCGG
This genomic interval carries:
- a CDS encoding DUF4956 domain-containing protein, giving the protein MQYESLFLDFQRYTVVDIALGVLFAFLAGLFISIIYRKTFSGYSYSPSFVNALVLLTMITSIVIMVIGNNLARAFGLVGAMSIIRFRTAVKDTRDIVFVFFS
- a CDS encoding polyphosphate polymerase domain-containing protein translates to MRLDPTGRAELKYWVPRDLTPELRAYILRHTCVDRFAEGLPENTYTVRSIYFDTRRLDFFYEKMDGQSYRKKLRVRAYNEYAPDKPAFLEIKRRRLNRVLKERVAVPLGQVGLIHRELTLPGQIEGAGVPVRNALKKYIANLAGLDLRPTALIVYDREAYTGLIDPGERVTIDKDVRSFLYPELDDLFRDSGLLPVTDCHYILELKFDRFMPKWMLRLVKEFQLRCESIPKYCQGVDKCMSCAGLQAVPA